One Spirochaetota bacterium genomic window, AGCCGGTTATCCACACGGGCTTATCTGTAAATTCTTTTACACGTTCTTCACTACACAGCAACATGCCAAAAGCCCAATCAGTTGCTGGATAATAATGCAGTTGCCGTAGAGGATCTGCTAATAAAGGCGACTTCATAACATCTTCTTCTTTTATTGCTTCATTTTCACGTGCAAAGGGATTTCCCTTAGCTTTTTGCCTTGAACGTACTACAATTTTGGCTAAATGTTTTTCGGTTACTCCTGATTTTTCCATATATGCCCGTGCCTGTAAGGCATTCACATTGACAAAATCCATCCCCAGCGGCCTGCAATAAAATGGATCAAATGCTAGATTTGTACACATATTACGGCTTTCCGTCTGCGACTCCTTCATATGTCCCATATAAAGAATCACATCATCATGCCCTGAAAGTATGCTTGCAATAGCATACCCCAAACCATTAAGGCTTTCCTGTGCCATCTTCTCTTCACCCCTGAAATGTGCTCCTACAACATCCGTCATGCCGTTATTTGATATTGTACGTGCATCCCATACATCATCAGAACAAGTAATAACAGTACGTATTCCCTTTTCCATGTCAAAACTAACTTTAGTTTGCTGCATAATACCCTCAAAGCATTCCAAAAGCATATTCTGGAAACGCGCGTACCACAAATTGGGGTCATTCTTAATCTGAGCAACAGCACAGATAGCAACTCGTTTCTGCATACCCTATGAACCTCCCTTTTAAAAGATTTTATGGTAAATCCTAATTATAGCCAAAGCTAACAATAACAGTTCCAGAAATCACCATGCTTAATAGCTTTTAATATTGAATCCTTATCCCTTTTTGCATCCAGTTCAATCCATGCCCTGCCAATGCCTATAGCTGTGTGAGCATCATCAGACACAATCGAAGGATGTGGAAATGTCATTTCGTCAAAACGTTTAACTTTAAAACCTTTGCTGGTTATTTCCATTGCATCAATGGTGAACATGTTTTGAAGATCATAAAGCCTATCCATAATCTGTTCTATATCAAGGTCATACTCAGGCAGATGATTGAATATATGAAGCAACTGATTATCACCAAATATCCTGTTTACATGGATATATCCTTTCAAGAAAACAGTCATTTCAATACCTGCAAAAATAATCATATTTGATTTAACATTACTATAAATTTCATCATAACCAGGCTTTAAAAGGTAATCATGATCGGTAAAAGCTATAAAATCGTAACCTTTTTCTTCATAACGCAAAGCTACCTGCTGAGGTGTAAGCGTCCCATCAGAACATG contains:
- a CDS encoding thiolase family protein; this encodes MQKRVAICAVAQIKNDPNLWYARFQNMLLECFEGIMQQTKVSFDMEKGIRTVITCSDDVWDARTISNNGMTDVVGAHFRGEEKMAQESLNGLGYAIASILSGHDDVILYMGHMKESQTESRNMCTNLAFDPFYCRPLGMDFVNVNALQARAYMEKSGVTEKHLAKIVVRSRQKAKGNPFARENEAIKEEDVMKSPLLADPLRQLHYYPATDWAFGMLLCSEERVKEFTDKPVWITGYASCMDSYFLGDKDLTSNFSLKNATERALKKAGIKDVKKDIQLFELCDHAAYQLPMWAEGIGLAKEGNGGKWIDDGGMDEFNVNMSGGMLNGNPLLLGGAARAIECFYQLRGEAGKRQVKGAKRALAQSTYGAAGQHQAVVIFEV
- a CDS encoding PHP domain-containing protein; this encodes MLLKGCLHTHTTCSDGTLTPQQVALRYEEKGYDFIAFTDHDYLLKPGYDEIYSNVKSNMIIFAGIEMTVFLKGYIHVNRIFGDNQLLHIFNHLPEYDLDIEQIMDRLYDLQNMFTIDAMEITSKGFKVKRFDEMTFPHPSIVSDDAHTAIGIGRAWIELDAKRDKDSILKAIKHGDFWNCYC